A genomic window from Paraburkholderia phytofirmans OLGA172 includes:
- a CDS encoding polysaccharide biosynthesis tyrosine autokinase, translating to MNKLFNPEQTPHAPMSSPVLQLHETSSGVAEPSLSEYVLVVLHNWKTIIAIATVILAIGVSYAIFSTPVYQADALIQVEDPTSSAKEPFGDLAALFDTTATAAAETQLILSRLVIQKTVRQQHLDIDAVPNYFPLLGEFIARHATPGKLVAPWLGMRRFSWGGASIDVSQFELPYGTDFTLIAGRANGYQLLDHDNDVIAKCVVGTLCSGMLEGLPFTMQVDNFIANEGTRFSLKRSSELDTIARLQDELNVEEKTKQSGIISVTLDGKDSGKITQIVNGIGRNYVAQNVKRKRDEVQSTLDFLAKQLPALKAKLEASESAYNEFRNRKGTVDLSEESRLLLSQLVDSRAKQMELEQKRTELQQRFSDDHPAVAALTDNIAAFAAEQRNLGDRVQGLPNTEQEALRLLRDVRVDTQLYTNLLDTSQQLSVMEAGQVGNVRVVDWAMQPDKPVKPKKLIVVGISLILGLVLGVAVPFIRRALDVRIEHTDQIEQILSAPVYSVVPHSDRQPGIERLLRKGGIGKFLLAGVARNDVAIEALRSLQTALHLGAINAENNIILITGSSPESGKSFLSVNLAAVLAAGGKRVLLIDADLRRGNVHACFGKNVAPGLSDVMLGEAGDASIHREVLPRLDLLARGSKTAHPAEILMNGRLKALLGTLSTQYDAVIVDTPPVLAVTDAILIAPHAGTVLMAVRHGRQTASEIAEAARRIRNSDIVIRGAVLTDVPQGRFGYGGYGTGYYAYEGR from the coding sequence CTATGCGATATTTTCAACACCCGTTTATCAAGCGGACGCCTTGATTCAGGTGGAGGATCCGACCTCGAGCGCGAAGGAGCCGTTTGGGGATCTCGCTGCCTTGTTCGATACCACCGCGACCGCGGCGGCTGAAACTCAGCTGATACTTTCCCGACTCGTGATACAGAAAACGGTACGGCAACAGCACCTGGATATCGATGCCGTGCCGAATTATTTCCCCTTACTTGGCGAATTCATTGCACGTCATGCCACGCCGGGCAAGCTGGTCGCGCCTTGGCTCGGCATGCGTCGATTTTCGTGGGGTGGTGCAAGCATCGATGTCAGCCAATTTGAGCTGCCGTATGGCACCGATTTCACGCTGATCGCTGGTAGGGCAAACGGCTACCAGCTTTTGGACCACGACAATGATGTTATCGCCAAGTGCGTGGTCGGCACACTTTGCTCAGGAATGCTAGAGGGTCTGCCATTCACGATGCAAGTCGACAATTTTATCGCTAATGAAGGGACCCGATTTTCATTGAAGCGTTCAAGCGAGCTTGACACGATTGCACGCTTGCAGGACGAGCTCAATGTGGAGGAGAAGACCAAGCAGTCCGGCATCATCAGCGTAACGCTCGATGGCAAGGACAGCGGCAAGATCACGCAGATCGTGAACGGCATTGGACGTAACTATGTCGCGCAGAACGTCAAGCGAAAAAGAGATGAGGTTCAGTCGACCCTGGATTTTCTCGCGAAGCAGCTACCTGCCCTGAAGGCAAAGCTGGAAGCCTCAGAGAGTGCGTATAACGAATTCCGGAACAGGAAAGGAACGGTCGATCTGAGCGAGGAAAGTCGGTTGCTGCTGTCACAGCTCGTCGACTCGAGAGCGAAGCAGATGGAGTTGGAGCAGAAGCGCACTGAGTTGCAACAGCGCTTCTCGGATGATCACCCTGCGGTAGCGGCACTTACCGACAACATTGCAGCGTTCGCCGCTGAACAAAGGAACCTCGGCGACCGGGTCCAGGGGTTGCCGAATACCGAGCAAGAGGCGCTCAGGCTGCTTCGGGACGTCCGTGTCGATACGCAGCTATACACCAATCTGCTTGATACCTCGCAACAGTTAAGCGTGATGGAGGCCGGCCAGGTCGGGAACGTCCGTGTGGTGGACTGGGCGATGCAACCGGACAAGCCGGTCAAACCGAAGAAGCTGATTGTCGTTGGAATCTCTCTGATCCTCGGGCTTGTTCTTGGAGTGGCGGTTCCGTTCATTCGCCGCGCGTTGGACGTCCGCATCGAACACACCGACCAGATCGAACAGATTCTGTCCGCGCCAGTGTATTCGGTCGTGCCGCATAGCGATCGGCAGCCTGGCATAGAGCGGCTGCTGCGCAAGGGAGGTATTGGGAAATTCCTGCTGGCCGGCGTTGCTCGCAACGACGTGGCGATTGAGGCGCTTCGAAGCCTGCAGACTGCGTTGCACCTTGGTGCCATCAATGCGGAGAACAACATCATTCTTATAACGGGCTCGAGCCCAGAAAGCGGTAAGTCCTTTCTTTCGGTCAATCTGGCGGCGGTTCTGGCTGCGGGCGGCAAGCGCGTGCTATTGATAGACGCTGATCTAAGAAGGGGCAATGTCCACGCTTGCTTTGGCAAGAACGTCGCGCCAGGTCTTTCGGATGTAATGCTGGGCGAGGCCGGCGATGCATCCATCCATCGTGAGGTTTTGCCGCGGCTCGACTTGCTGGCCAGAGGCAGCAAGACGGCGCATCCGGCGGAGATTCTTATGAATGGCCGTTTGAAAGCGTTGCTGGGCACATTATCGACGCAGTATGACGCGGTGATCGTCGACACCCCGCCTGTGCTGGCTGTGACGGACGCGATCCTGATCGCGCCGCACGCCGGAACGGTTCTGATGGCTGTACGCCACGGCAGGCAGACGGCCAGCGAGATCGCTGAGGCTGCGCGGCGCATACGTAATTCCGACATCGTAATTCGAGGAGCCGTGCTCACGGACGTCCCGCAGGGCAGGTTTGGATACGGCGGCTACGGAACGGGGTACTACGCGTATGAAGGCCGCTAG
- a CDS encoding glycosyltransferase: protein MATIGRSDEIVRLFDSIVLQDYSDFEVIVVDQNPDDRVVKIVDKYSDQFHIVYLRSEKGKSRALNVGLKAVTGSIVAFPDDDCWYRPGTLRYIADQFAANPDIEGLTGNSIDANGTPSQGRWARHSQDVDRFNIWICATAYTIFLRCSAVEATGGFDVELGVGTSSRWGSGEEVDFLLRVLDRGYRVRYEVDFRVNHPEPLAVLDEKAFHRGRRYNRGFGRVLRLNRYPAHYVAYMVARPVAGCLLSCIRYRPAQARYYWIAASQRLLGWMD, encoded by the coding sequence ATGGCAACGATCGGACGCAGCGACGAGATCGTGCGCCTGTTCGATTCCATCGTGCTTCAGGACTATTCGGATTTCGAAGTGATCGTCGTAGATCAGAACCCGGATGACCGGGTCGTGAAGATCGTTGACAAGTACAGTGACCAGTTTCATATCGTCTACCTCAGGTCTGAAAAGGGGAAGTCTCGTGCACTGAATGTCGGCTTGAAAGCGGTGACTGGATCAATCGTCGCGTTTCCGGACGATGATTGCTGGTACAGGCCCGGCACGCTGAGGTACATTGCAGATCAGTTCGCAGCCAATCCCGACATCGAAGGCCTGACGGGCAACAGCATCGACGCTAACGGCACACCCTCACAAGGCCGCTGGGCGCGCCACTCGCAGGATGTCGACCGGTTCAACATCTGGATATGCGCGACGGCATACACGATTTTCCTGCGTTGCAGCGCAGTGGAGGCGACGGGGGGGTTCGACGTCGAACTCGGTGTAGGAACCAGTTCGCGCTGGGGATCGGGAGAGGAAGTCGATTTCCTGTTGCGGGTTCTGGATCGCGGGTACCGTGTGCGTTATGAAGTCGACTTTCGGGTCAACCACCCAGAGCCGCTTGCTGTACTGGACGAAAAAGCATTTCATCGTGGTCGCCGTTACAACCGCGGATTTGGCCGCGTATTGAGGCTCAACCGGTATCCCGCGCATTACGTGGCCTACATGGTTGCCCGCCCCGTCGCTGGGTGCTTGCTTTCGTGCATTCGATATCGTCCGGCGCAAGCCCGCTACTACTGGATTGCCGCTTCCCAACGTCTTCTTGGTTGGATGGACTGA
- a CDS encoding glycosyltransferase family 4 protein yields MNVAEARHQTPASPALQRKPLVVHTDMRWPIGTGIYNVMEAYVSRAPSKVKIESLPVAGGVARPLTPLALTRALRAHSPRDGVFWNPGFVPPVPSLREHCPSVVTVHDLTHRHFYSRAHRTYYDYVFRLFYRRCAAVVCVSEFTRSEFLAWSGMPSDRVHVIVNGVDPVYARNRETLDYPFPYVLYPGNRRSYKNLNRLIEAFSASGLAQAGVRLLLTGDRDQSIVDHSRQCGCDGSIVFTGVLPNEAMPKLYRGALFVAFVSLYEGFGLPILEAMASGVPVLTSNLSAMPEVAGQAAVLVDPLSVQAIATAMKQLGQDRVWRDELIARGYERVRCFDWDASAAALWALVEDVGTSGSRSF; encoded by the coding sequence ATGAACGTCGCCGAAGCGCGCCATCAGACGCCGGCATCCCCGGCGCTTCAACGCAAACCGCTGGTCGTGCACACCGATATGCGTTGGCCGATCGGCACGGGTATCTACAACGTCATGGAGGCGTACGTCTCCCGGGCGCCATCGAAAGTCAAGATCGAGTCGCTGCCTGTTGCGGGTGGAGTCGCGCGCCCATTGACGCCTCTCGCGTTGACCCGTGCGCTGCGCGCGCATTCTCCGCGTGACGGGGTGTTCTGGAATCCTGGGTTTGTGCCGCCGGTACCGTCGCTACGCGAGCATTGCCCGTCCGTGGTCACGGTTCATGACCTGACCCATCGTCATTTCTACAGCCGCGCACACCGGACCTATTACGACTACGTGTTCCGTTTGTTTTACCGCCGGTGCGCTGCGGTCGTTTGCGTTTCCGAATTCACCCGGAGCGAGTTTCTCGCGTGGTCGGGCATGCCATCGGATCGGGTTCACGTGATCGTCAACGGGGTCGACCCTGTCTACGCGCGAAATCGCGAGACGCTCGATTATCCCTTTCCCTACGTTCTGTACCCGGGCAACCGACGCTCGTACAAAAACCTGAATCGGCTGATCGAGGCCTTCAGTGCCAGCGGGTTGGCGCAGGCAGGCGTTCGTTTGTTGCTCACGGGCGACCGCGACCAGTCCATCGTCGATCATTCGCGCCAATGCGGATGTGACGGGTCAATTGTGTTCACGGGCGTGTTGCCGAATGAAGCGATGCCGAAGCTATATCGAGGCGCGCTCTTTGTTGCATTCGTGTCCCTGTACGAGGGATTCGGGCTGCCCATCCTTGAGGCGATGGCCTCGGGTGTGCCGGTGCTGACTTCGAATCTGTCGGCGATGCCCGAAGTGGCGGGGCAGGCAGCGGTTCTCGTCGATCCGTTGTCGGTGCAAGCCATCGCGACGGCAATGAAGCAGCTCGGTCAGGACCGTGTGTGGCGTGACGAACTGATCGCGCGTGGATACGAGCGCGTTCGGTGCTTCGACTGGGACGCGTCGGCGGCCGCGCTTTGGGCGCTTGTCGAAGACGTTGGCACATCGGGCAGCAGATCGTTCTAG
- a CDS encoding glycosyltransferase family 2 protein, producing MNTQGRLNVIIVNYGTPELTQACVASLLELEVALPEDVVVVDNASPDDSYARFRASLPAGIRLLRAACNRGFGSGVNFGMAACRRDYVLVVNPDTRFTENRLSAVLELLDTRTEAGLVGLDLQYPDGRRQYSARRFYSWLDILGRRTALGRMAPFRARLAHHLMVEAWGGDGAFDAEWVMGTGFVVRREMYEALGGMDEAYFLYMEDVDLCARTWQAGYRVLCMPGVTLVHLHQRQSAAGPMSGAGRHHLRSLLRFRRKFHVPFSLPPGISGISR from the coding sequence GTGAACACACAAGGACGCCTGAACGTCATCATCGTCAACTATGGTACGCCGGAGTTGACGCAAGCCTGCGTAGCATCGTTGCTTGAACTGGAGGTCGCGCTTCCGGAAGATGTCGTCGTGGTCGATAACGCATCGCCGGACGACTCGTACGCCCGGTTCCGCGCCAGCCTCCCCGCGGGCATACGCCTGCTTCGGGCGGCGTGTAATCGGGGTTTCGGGTCGGGCGTGAATTTCGGCATGGCGGCTTGTCGGCGAGACTACGTGCTGGTGGTCAATCCCGATACGCGATTCACAGAGAATCGACTTTCGGCGGTCCTCGAGTTGCTCGACACGCGGACCGAGGCCGGTTTGGTCGGTCTCGACCTGCAATACCCTGACGGGCGGCGTCAGTATTCGGCGCGCCGCTTCTACAGTTGGCTCGACATCCTTGGGCGGCGGACGGCGCTTGGCCGCATGGCGCCCTTCAGGGCCCGTCTGGCGCATCACCTGATGGTCGAAGCATGGGGGGGTGACGGCGCCTTCGACGCCGAATGGGTGATGGGTACCGGCTTCGTTGTGCGCCGTGAGATGTACGAGGCGCTTGGAGGCATGGACGAGGCGTATTTCCTTTACATGGAGGACGTCGATCTGTGCGCACGCACTTGGCAGGCGGGGTACCGGGTCTTGTGCATGCCCGGGGTGACGCTGGTTCACCTGCATCAGCGGCAATCGGCGGCAGGTCCCATGTCGGGGGCTGGCCGGCATCATTTGCGCAGCCTGCTGCGGTTCCGGCGTAAATTCCATGTGCCGTTCTCGCTTCCGCCTGGCATCTCGGGGATTTCGCGTTGA
- a CDS encoding DUF4838 domain-containing protein — MWRLTILAVFASVYIYVVAGCAAPRAQVAGTAALPARQAFATLADNGQAHYVIRAGAVDAVTRHAADELADYLSRISNARFVVLEDGASDLPVIVVGGQGAVQHCTAGREAALGDDGFVICQWSGDLVIAGNTPRGTLFGVYWWLDRQLGVKWLAPDAVEVPVKRTLRVSTAGIRQKPRFAYREVLSAEGEDKAFRAHNLLNGESHGTSFRPSPSGIDMWDHSWLARGGDFDFWTLVPRSRYGATHPDWFGGGQLAMMSPDVRRVMAQEIVQRLQTPNAPKKIWFGIHDMDWGWDMDASSRAFVDAHGGAPSAAFLDMVGDVASRVRQSVPDARVAMPAYHWGFAPPEGMTVPDDVLVYPMTIQVDYSSALNEGRNASLGQGIRRWNEIARHVLVWDHIVNFGGYLQPTPNLYPIGRSIAWLATLPHVEGYFGEGDWQSRGGEFSSLRVWLIARQLWSPSEDVRALVREYCNAYYGAAGPAITRYIDRMHEAVRVTGDVLAEQTPIDAPMYTYGFVRQSDQDFDSAERAVADDPTKLARVRQARMPLDVVILALRARYAERAREGGWDMDIPVRKARLLAALAVEHTTKYRQSGDLSALRDLLDVAWHPSAAPAIVSALTTADWQEIGALKLNLYDSARVVTDTEAAHGGAVSLRGDSEAWAVQLKFDKLPRGGNWDLFAEVRVPDATLAPPAAAIRVGAYPPMTRRIDTPVRALPGSAYGWLPVPGGPFSYGTDHERGAYVHGVGFAKGQTLLIDRFVAIRHDAATAATSAMLNGTAP; from the coding sequence ATGTGGAGGCTCACCATTCTGGCGGTGTTCGCATCCGTTTACATTTACGTGGTCGCCGGCTGCGCGGCGCCGCGCGCGCAAGTTGCGGGAACTGCCGCGCTGCCCGCCCGCCAGGCCTTCGCCACGCTCGCCGACAATGGCCAGGCGCATTATGTGATTCGCGCCGGGGCGGTCGATGCTGTGACGCGACACGCGGCGGACGAGCTTGCGGACTATTTGTCCCGCATCTCGAATGCGCGGTTTGTGGTTTTGGAGGATGGCGCGAGTGATCTGCCGGTGATCGTCGTCGGCGGCCAGGGCGCCGTGCAACATTGCACTGCAGGACGCGAGGCTGCGCTCGGGGACGACGGCTTTGTTATCTGCCAATGGTCAGGGGACCTTGTCATCGCGGGCAATACGCCGCGCGGCACGTTGTTTGGGGTGTATTGGTGGCTGGACCGGCAACTCGGGGTCAAATGGCTCGCGCCGGATGCAGTAGAGGTTCCGGTCAAGCGTACGTTGCGGGTTTCGACCGCTGGCATCCGCCAGAAGCCGCGCTTTGCCTACCGGGAAGTGCTCAGCGCCGAAGGGGAGGACAAGGCGTTTCGCGCACATAACCTGCTGAACGGCGAATCGCATGGTACGTCATTCCGGCCGTCGCCCTCGGGAATCGATATGTGGGATCACAGCTGGCTGGCCCGTGGCGGTGACTTCGACTTTTGGACACTCGTGCCACGCTCGCGTTACGGGGCGACGCATCCCGACTGGTTTGGAGGGGGGCAGCTCGCGATGATGTCGCCGGACGTGCGGCGCGTCATGGCGCAGGAGATCGTTCAACGACTGCAGACACCGAACGCCCCTAAGAAAATCTGGTTCGGTATCCACGATATGGACTGGGGGTGGGACATGGATGCGTCGAGTCGCGCCTTTGTTGACGCCCACGGTGGTGCGCCCTCGGCCGCATTTCTCGATATGGTCGGTGACGTGGCGTCACGCGTGCGGCAGTCGGTTCCGGATGCGCGGGTTGCCATGCCGGCCTATCACTGGGGCTTTGCGCCGCCCGAAGGCATGACCGTGCCGGATGACGTCCTTGTGTATCCGATGACGATTCAGGTCGATTACAGTTCCGCATTGAACGAAGGGCGAAACGCGTCGCTCGGTCAGGGCATTCGACGCTGGAACGAGATCGCCCGTCACGTGCTGGTCTGGGACCACATTGTCAATTTTGGTGGCTACCTGCAACCCACCCCTAATCTTTACCCAATCGGCCGCAGCATCGCGTGGTTGGCGACGCTTCCGCATGTCGAAGGCTACTTCGGCGAAGGTGACTGGCAATCGCGTGGCGGCGAGTTTTCGAGCCTGCGGGTCTGGCTCATCGCGCGCCAGCTCTGGTCGCCCTCGGAGGATGTACGGGCGCTGGTGCGGGAATATTGCAACGCCTATTACGGCGCGGCCGGCCCGGCCATCACCCGCTATATCGACAGAATGCATGAGGCCGTGCGTGTCACCGGCGACGTGTTGGCGGAGCAGACGCCGATCGATGCCCCCATGTACACCTATGGATTCGTTCGGCAATCCGATCAGGACTTCGACTCGGCCGAGCGTGCGGTGGCCGATGACCCGACGAAGCTTGCCCGGGTCCGCCAGGCACGCATGCCGCTCGATGTCGTCATCCTCGCGCTGCGCGCGCGCTACGCTGAGCGCGCGCGGGAAGGTGGTTGGGACATGGACATTCCGGTGCGCAAGGCCCGTCTGCTCGCCGCGCTGGCTGTTGAGCACACGACGAAATACCGGCAAAGCGGAGACCTGAGTGCGCTTCGGGATTTGCTGGATGTAGCGTGGCATCCGTCGGCGGCGCCGGCCATTGTCTCGGCGCTGACCACGGCCGACTGGCAGGAAATCGGTGCGCTCAAGTTGAACCTCTACGATAGCGCGCGCGTGGTGACGGACACCGAGGCAGCGCATGGCGGCGCGGTGTCGTTGCGCGGGGATTCGGAGGCTTGGGCCGTCCAGCTCAAATTCGACAAATTGCCGCGTGGGGGCAACTGGGATCTGTTCGCCGAGGTCCGTGTGCCGGACGCGACGCTCGCACCACCTGCCGCAGCGATTCGCGTCGGCGCCTATCCACCGATGACGCGCCGGATCGACACGCCTGTCCGCGCGCTGCCCGGATCGGCCTATGGCTGGTTGCCGGTCCCCGGCGGGCCATTTTCATACGGCACCGACCATGAACGCGGCGCTTACGTCCACGGGGTTGGCTTCGCAAAAGGGCAAACCTTGTTGATCGATCGCTTTGTCGCCATTCGTCACGATGCGGCCACCGCCGCCACTTCAGCCATGCTCAATGGGACTGCGCCATGA
- a CDS encoding glycosyltransferase, producing the protein MKVAIVSPIPLFPLNAGNRSRVLNLARAIRSLGHEVHFAYLETRQPEGIDIEAHRDEFGIAGVTVLRRTGAALWTYRAKRVAWLLRRTAARVLVRREAYYTGLDELFSATFSSQLRRLQGERGFDAVFVEYVFYSRALDAFPDSVIKVLDTHDIFADRHVPFIGRPGAMNYMFSISPSREEDGLRRAHVVLAIQSDEGAALSERLADEGQGPEVAVLSHLLETIPGIDSRLHPDAAFLGSNNQPNRDALAYFMNDVLPRITAEVPQFRLHLLGGIAGAVDDHPNLIRRGPVKDLAEAFASAPISINPMLLGTGINIKLLESMQYGLPVVTTRLGARGLSSNCLRGVTVVGDRDAQGFADAVVKLVRDANRRAAEGAAARDSARVWHEMQLQVLRRTLDGTSEPIRFGECVVSGV; encoded by the coding sequence ATGAAAGTCGCCATCGTTTCTCCGATCCCTCTTTTTCCGCTCAACGCGGGCAATCGAAGCCGCGTCCTGAATCTCGCCCGGGCGATCCGCTCGTTGGGCCACGAGGTGCATTTCGCTTATCTCGAAACCCGCCAACCTGAGGGCATCGACATCGAGGCGCACCGCGATGAGTTCGGGATCGCGGGCGTAACGGTCCTGCGACGCACGGGGGCTGCACTGTGGACCTACCGGGCCAAGCGCGTCGCCTGGCTGCTACGGCGCACCGCAGCTCGCGTGTTGGTTCGTCGCGAGGCGTATTACACCGGCCTCGACGAACTGTTCAGTGCTACGTTTTCGAGCCAGTTGCGCCGCTTGCAAGGCGAGCGCGGATTCGATGCCGTGTTCGTCGAGTACGTTTTTTACTCGCGTGCGCTTGATGCGTTTCCTGACTCCGTGATCAAGGTGCTCGATACACACGACATCTTTGCAGACAGGCACGTACCCTTCATCGGACGTCCAGGCGCAATGAACTACATGTTCTCGATTTCTCCAAGCCGCGAGGAGGACGGCCTCCGGCGCGCACATGTCGTGCTGGCGATTCAATCGGATGAAGGCGCGGCCTTGTCCGAGCGCCTCGCTGACGAGGGGCAAGGTCCGGAAGTGGCGGTGCTCAGTCATCTGCTCGAGACGATTCCGGGTATTGATAGCCGGCTCCACCCCGATGCGGCATTTCTTGGCAGTAACAATCAGCCTAATCGTGACGCGTTGGCGTACTTCATGAACGACGTGTTGCCGCGCATTACGGCCGAGGTGCCGCAATTTCGGCTACATCTGTTGGGCGGGATCGCCGGTGCGGTGGATGATCATCCCAACCTGATCAGGCGTGGACCGGTGAAGGATTTGGCCGAAGCGTTCGCGTCGGCGCCCATTTCGATCAATCCGATGTTGCTTGGCACTGGCATCAACATCAAGCTGCTCGAGAGCATGCAGTATGGCTTGCCGGTGGTGACAACCCGGCTTGGTGCCCGCGGTCTGTCGTCTAACTGCCTGCGCGGCGTGACAGTCGTGGGCGATCGCGACGCACAGGGCTTTGCCGATGCGGTAGTGAAGCTGGTACGGGATGCTAACCGTCGAGCGGCGGAGGGTGCGGCCGCGCGCGATTCCGCGCGTGTGTGGCATGAGATGCAACTTCAGGTGTTGCGACGCACGTTGGACGGGACTTCCGAGCCGATACGGTTTGGGGAATGTGTCGTATCGGGAGTCTGA
- a CDS encoding lipopolysaccharide biosynthesis protein: MTDNLGRKVLSGLLWSTIQSWGGKLATLALFAILARLLDSHSFGVFASAMAVLAFVTIFVDQGLSEAIVQRPSVTPQLLNTAFFVNLVLSVLVFAVLWVTSPFIAKYMKILELTNILRAASVCVLLTALGFSQQAMQRRNFHYRWLAICSVSSTIVSGVCGTILAFSGYGAWSLVIQILINALMNSALLWVRSQWRFSFEFDFAGVRGLFSYGINKLGAQLLDFGNTRYLEIYLAVNLGAAALGCYLVGVKIYQALMQALSGAVLDVAHSGFSRIAHDKDELARVYYKAITLTSAVAVPVFVLLACVAPEVTVIVFGKRWESSAAIMQPMALLGAVQALQFYNGTVYNALGKPSIGLVFLVFKTIVTCLALVLTHGMGLQSVVWWYAFGQIITAPPSFILVQLLVGISLRKIAMRIWPFLVACAVAAGGVWLIRAGEWIVQWTPFFRLLFLSSTGLLIYSTITILFAKNHIEEVMAVFKGRRPATS, from the coding sequence ATGACCGATAATCTTGGTCGGAAGGTATTGTCTGGTTTGCTTTGGTCGACTATTCAGAGCTGGGGCGGAAAGCTGGCAACGCTGGCGTTGTTCGCGATCCTTGCGAGGTTGCTTGATTCACATTCGTTCGGTGTGTTCGCGTCGGCGATGGCGGTCCTTGCGTTTGTGACCATTTTCGTCGATCAAGGATTGAGTGAAGCAATCGTTCAGCGGCCATCGGTAACACCGCAACTTCTGAACACGGCATTCTTCGTCAATCTCGTGCTTTCAGTTCTGGTGTTTGCGGTGTTGTGGGTGACTTCGCCGTTCATTGCGAAGTACATGAAAATCCTTGAACTTACCAATATCCTGCGAGCCGCAAGTGTTTGCGTCCTGCTGACCGCGCTGGGTTTCAGCCAGCAGGCTATGCAGAGAAGAAATTTCCACTACCGATGGCTCGCCATATGCTCGGTCTCGTCAACCATCGTTTCGGGAGTCTGCGGAACGATACTGGCGTTTTCCGGATATGGCGCCTGGAGCCTGGTCATACAGATTTTAATAAATGCACTAATGAATTCTGCATTGCTATGGGTTCGCTCGCAGTGGCGATTCTCATTCGAGTTTGATTTCGCCGGAGTGCGAGGTCTGTTCAGTTATGGAATCAACAAACTTGGTGCGCAACTTCTGGACTTTGGAAACACGCGCTACCTTGAGATATATCTCGCTGTGAACCTTGGGGCAGCAGCACTGGGGTGCTACCTGGTTGGCGTGAAGATCTACCAGGCGCTCATGCAGGCGCTTAGTGGCGCGGTCCTTGACGTGGCCCATAGCGGGTTTTCGCGGATCGCGCATGATAAGGATGAACTTGCGCGCGTGTACTACAAGGCGATCACACTCACAAGCGCAGTTGCTGTGCCGGTGTTTGTCCTGCTGGCATGTGTTGCGCCGGAGGTGACTGTCATAGTTTTTGGAAAGAGATGGGAGTCGAGTGCCGCAATCATGCAGCCGATGGCGCTGCTAGGGGCGGTGCAAGCATTGCAGTTTTACAATGGAACCGTCTACAACGCGTTGGGTAAGCCGTCGATTGGTTTGGTGTTCCTCGTATTCAAGACCATAGTGACATGCTTGGCGCTTGTGCTCACGCATGGTATGGGGCTGCAGTCTGTCGTATGGTGGTACGCGTTCGGACAGATCATTACAGCGCCCCCAAGCTTCATTTTGGTCCAATTGCTCGTGGGAATCTCGTTGCGTAAGATCGCGATGAGGATCTGGCCATTTCTCGTTGCATGCGCGGTGGCCGCAGGTGGCGTATGGCTGATAAGAGCCGGGGAATGGATCGTGCAGTGGACGCCATTTTTTCGGCTATTATTTCTTTCATCAACAGGATTGCTTATTTATTCGACTATTACTATTCTGTTTGCGAAAAATCACATTGAAGAAGTGATGGCGGTATTTAAGGGGAGAAGGCCGGCCACTTCATAG